One segment of Heterodontus francisci isolate sHetFra1 chromosome 28, sHetFra1.hap1, whole genome shotgun sequence DNA contains the following:
- the LOC137345156 gene encoding probable G-protein coupled receptor 139, whose amino-acid sequence MNGENAEDGGWGANQAGCLLLDSVELLECRWTARRQPELFFKGGAFTDLRFTPVSKANTGGIHTNFYEMGWLIIHQIKEIYYPLLATFGVPANLVAIVIISRGNCGLSKCISVYMMAMATADLLLLIFHVIVVQIFSFRFPCSFLSDTAVCKFIAHICNFTLHTSVWLTVSFTFDRFVAICCRKFETNYCTLRTAAVVITAVTAFFCFKNIPFYFVIEPERIINNVSWDCRSRVEFFSSPAGVAFSCLESILVPWLPLALILLCNCLTVRRILAASRARRRLRRLNSDNRSDPEVENRRKSIILLFAVSGSFIHLWLPVSVSYLTTRLASTTRYDGENTAPGYIATESGYLFMYLSSSVNTCIYAATQTKFRKELTALVKSPWIFIKKCV is encoded by the exons atgaatgGAGAGAAtgctgaagatggtggatggggtgccaatcaagcgggctgcttgctCCTGGATAgcgtcgagctacttgagtgtcgttggacagccaggag ACAGCCGGAGTTGTTCTTTAAAGGGGGAGCATTCACGGATCTCAGATTCACTCCAGTCAGCAAGGCAAATACAGGTGGAATTCACACAAACTTTTATGAAATGGGTTGGCTAATAATTCATCAGATCAAAGAAATTTACTATCCTCTCCTCGCAACCTTTGGTGTTCCCG CGAACCTAGTGGCAATCGTGATTATCTCCAGAGGAAACTGCGGCCTTTCCAAATGTATCTCTGTCTACATgatggccatggcaacagcagatctactgTTATTAATCTTCCATGTAATAGTGGTGCAGATTTTCAGCTTTCGATTTCCATGTTCATTCCTGTCCGACACTGCCGTTTGTAAGTTCATTGCACACATATGTAATTTCACGTTACACACGTCGGTGTGGCTTACAGTCTCGTTCACATTTGACCGATTTGTAGCAATATGTTGTCGGAAGTTTGAAACAAACTATTGCACTTTGAGAACGGCGGCCGTGGTTATAACAGCCGTCACTGCTTTTTTCTGTTTCAAGAACATCCCGTTTTATTTTGTGATTGAACCTGAGCGAATAATTAACAATGTTTCCTGGGACTGCCGTTCCAGAGTGGAGTTTTTCTCATCGCCTGCAGGTGTAGCCTTCTCCTGTTTAGAAAGCATTTTAGTTCCATGGCTTCCTCTTGCTTTGATATTATTGTGTAATTGTTTGACAGTCAGACGCATTCTCGCAGCCAGTAGAGCCCGGAGGAGACTCCGGAGACTCAACAGCGACAACCGAAGTGATCCAGAGGTagagaaccgaaggaaatccatcattttactcttcgcTGTATCGGGCAGTTTTATTCATTTGTGGCTGCCAGTTTCCGTGAGCTATTTAACGACCAGACTGGCAAGCACCACGCGATACGATGGTGAGAATACAGCCCCTGGCTATATTGCAACTGAAAGCGGATATCTGTTCATGTATTTGAGTTCCTCTgtaaacacgtgtatttatgcagcgACCCAAACGAAATTCAGGAAAGAGTTGACGGCGTTGGTGAAATCTCCTTGGATATTTATTAAGAAATGTGTTTAA